The Geobacter metallireducens GS-15 region CCGGGCACGTACTATCCCGTTGCCCGTGAGTTTACCGGCATGTCGCCCCATCGGGGGGAGCTGTTCGGACTGTACGAAGGGAATGCGGACCACGCCGTGACCGTGGCGGGGCAGCTTGAGGATGTGAAAATAACGGTCGGCAGGGTCATGACCGCCAGCGGGGAAGTCCCGGCGCCGGCGGCAACGGTGGAGAAATCCGTGCGGCGCAAGGCTGCGCTGCGCCTGGGCGACACAGTGATCGACCGGGATACGGTCTGGAACGGCCGGGTGGAGATTGCCGGAAGGGTGGTGGTGTCCCGGAGAGCTACCCTCACCATCCTCCCGGGAACGGTGGTGAGGTTCCGGAAAATCGACCGGGACAAGGACGGGATCGGCGACGGCGAGCTGAGGGTGCTCGGAAGGCTGGTGGCGGCGGGGACGCCGCGGCAGCGGATTCGGTTCATGTCCGCCGAGAAGAAGCCCCGGCCTGGGGATTGGTCGTACATTCTCCTCTTTACCTCGGGGGCGGAGAACGTGCTCCGCTACTGCGTGGTGGAGCACGCCTTCACGGGGCTCCAGGCCCATTTCTCCCGGGCGGTGGTGAGCGATTCGGTTTTTGCCGGGAACAGCGAAGGGCTGCGGTTCGGCAGGGCCGAACTGGTCATCGTCCACAACGACATCGAGCGCAACCGTTACGGCATCCGCTACCACCGGCTGGAGGGGCCGGTGACCATGGAGTACAACCTGATCCGCAACAACGACGTGGGGATTTTCTTCGTCCCCTCCGGCCAGAACCGGGTGGATTTCCTGCCGGACGAATACGAGGCGGACCCGGCCTACGCCATGATGCCGGTCATCAGGTTCAACGCCATAAGCGGGAACCGGGCGCACGACTACCGGTTCGGCGACCGGCAGCGGTACGACACGGTGGCCCGGGACAACTGGTGGGGAACCGCGGCGCTGGACAGAATTTATTCGAAGATATACGACAGAAAGACCGATGCCGATCTGGGGGCGGTGCTGCTGACCCCCGTTCTCCCCGGGCCTCCGAGTGGCGTCGGAGTGAGGCAGTGATGCGATCCGGCAAAAAGCAGTTACATCGAGGGCACCAGTTGTAGTAAAGTGCTCTGATGCTCAAGCGTTTCTTCCTTTCCCGAAAAACCGTTATATCCCTTATTCTTCTCATGCTCGGGGCGATTCTCCTGGGGTACTCGTTCCCGCAACGCTTCCTTACCTCGCCTCCGGAGCTGGACAAGTGGCAGCTGGCCAATCCGGCCCTGGCAAAACTGTCGCGGGTGCTGGCCCTCGACCATGTCTATACATCACCCTGGTTCGCGGTGCTGCTCGTGCTGTTCCTCGTTTCGCTCTGCTTCTCCACCTGGGAGCAGTTCCGGCTTGCTCTCCGGAAGAGCCGGGAGGGGGGCGCGGGAGGAGAATCCTTTGAATCTGCCGCCGGCGCCGCCGAGCTTGCCGCGGGCCTTCGCTCCCTGGGCTATCTGAGGATGGGGGGGCGGGACGGCGCCACCCGGTTTGTCCGCCATCCGTGGGGCTATTGGGGCAACTTCCTCCTCCACCTGGGGATCGTCGTCTCCATTGCCTCGTCGCTGGTGATCCTTCTCTATGAGAAACGGGCGGTGATCGATCTGCTCGAAGGGGAAGTGCACAAACCCGGCGCGGACTGGATCAAGGAGGAGCGGGGCCTGCTGGCCGGCAAGCTGGTTCTCCCCGATGCGGTGCGCCTCGACCGGGTTGTGCCGGAATACTACGACAACGACAACATGCGGCAGCTTACCACCGACTTCAGTTTTGTCGACGCTGCCGGCCGGCCGACGCCGTTGTCGATGCACATCAATAAATCGATACGGTACAAGGGTGTGCGGATTTTCCAGGGGAAGTCCTACGGCAGGGCATTTTTCGTGAAGTTCACGGGACAGGACGGCCAGGAGCACGGCGAGGTTTTCTCCCTCGACCAGCCAACTGACCGAAATACTGCCTCATACAAGGATTTTGTCCTCCCCTGGCTGCCGAGCGCACTCAAAACCAAATATTACGGGGATGCCGACCGGCGTTCCCTTGACGGGAGCAACCCCCTCTTCGTGATGCGCCTCATGGAGGGCGGAAAGGCTGTCGCGGAGCTTCCCCTGAAGGTGGGGGAGACGGGGCGCTTGGGCGGCTACACGGCCCAGTTGGTCAAGGTGGAGCGCTGGGGGGGGTTGATTTTTATCGACACCACGGGCATGGCGGGAATTTTCCTCGGATTCTTCATCGTCTGCCTGGGCGGGTCGCTGAGCTATTTCTGCCCCCCCCGGGAGTGCTCCCTTTCTCCCTCAGGG contains the following coding sequences:
- a CDS encoding right-handed parallel beta-helix repeat-containing protein; the protein is MNSAISLLLLSVLLLLPAPSRATPVEGVVVAEQGPLEGAVVSAYGSLKDISGGTPLCRSSPGEKPGFYRLNLPPGAYHLVATGNREGSEYFSFHGANPVTVAGEKLWLPFIATPTAPAAMRKSDISRLTGVVTYKGKPVAGAQVSLYSAAGEQCKGLGVVTKTTDAAGKFAIDTVEGDYLVVARKRLASDRVMQLRRGDLFCYFAGNPVTVAPGTETAVVIPCYPRDDVRGFLADGASVGGKRGGLARFRERAAEEPSRYGISGRVTGLDGKPVAGLVVMAFKGEPNQLFRMNIPRLKSEFMAKTDASGAFTIGLKEPGTYYPVAREFTGMSPHRGELFGLYEGNADHAVTVAGQLEDVKITVGRVMTASGEVPAPAATVEKSVRRKAALRLGDTVIDRDTVWNGRVEIAGRVVVSRRATLTILPGTVVRFRKIDRDKDGIGDGELRVLGRLVAAGTPRQRIRFMSAEKKPRPGDWSYILLFTSGAENVLRYCVVEHAFTGLQAHFSRAVVSDSVFAGNSEGLRFGRAELVIVHNDIERNRYGIRYHRLEGPVTMEYNLIRNNDVGIFFVPSGQNRVDFLPDEYEADPAYAMMPVIRFNAISGNRAHDYRFGDRQRYDTVARDNWWGTAALDRIYSKIYDRKTDADLGAVLLTPVLPGPPSGVGVRQ
- a CDS encoding cytochrome c biogenesis protein ResB, with the translated sequence MLKRFFLSRKTVISLILLMLGAILLGYSFPQRFLTSPPELDKWQLANPALAKLSRVLALDHVYTSPWFAVLLVLFLVSLCFSTWEQFRLALRKSREGGAGGESFESAAGAAELAAGLRSLGYLRMGGRDGATRFVRHPWGYWGNFLLHLGIVVSIASSLVILLYEKRAVIDLLEGEVHKPGADWIKEERGLLAGKLVLPDAVRLDRVVPEYYDNDNMRQLTTDFSFVDAAGRPTPLSMHINKSIRYKGVRIFQGKSYGRAFFVKFTGQDGQEHGEVFSLDQPTDRNTASYKDFVLPWLPSALKTKYYGDADRRSLDGSNPLFVMRLMEGGKAVAELPLKVGETGRLGGYTAQLVKVERWGGLIFIDTTGMAGIFLGFFIVCLGGSLSYFCPPRECSLSPSGEGCRLSWRATRFERLYRDEFDYLRRLAGLPVATDERNV